A section of the Gloeobacter violaceus PCC 7421 genome encodes:
- a CDS encoding TldD/PmbA family protein, with the protein MAFLNAERAQKMVETALKAASAKDVLVRLGERRNAVTRFANNAITQNTLDAGTELAVEVAFENRRASARVSSLSEEAIRTAVRRAEELARVARPDPEYLPPLPRQQYLAVDAYDPATANLTPVERAKRAGRIAGAAGRASLRAAGTVESAERVSVVAASSGLFAYHLRTDAQIGCTLQGPDSSGWARDVASRMALLSPERIAQSAIEQARRGVNPVAVEPGRYTVILAPAAVGTLLFHLVEQMDARDTLDGVTFLSGKMGRQLVGSNITLRTDPANTRLPGVPFDEEGLPQPQLPWIDRGVFQQMRWDRFTAQKNNRPPVPAPRSLVMEGEDRSIEDLIRSTERGLLVTHVWYVRDVKPDETTVTGLTRDGTFLIEKGQLTRGVKVLRFNQSLLAMLSSTLALSRPEAAADNELPPSLLPALKVAEFNFVSGSSF; encoded by the coding sequence ATGGCTTTTCTGAACGCCGAGCGGGCGCAAAAAATGGTCGAAACCGCCCTCAAAGCGGCGAGCGCCAAAGATGTGCTCGTGCGCCTGGGTGAGCGCCGCAATGCCGTCACCCGCTTTGCCAACAACGCCATCACCCAGAACACCCTGGATGCGGGCACCGAGTTGGCAGTCGAAGTCGCCTTCGAGAACCGCCGCGCCAGTGCCCGGGTGAGCAGCCTGAGCGAAGAGGCGATCCGCACGGCGGTGCGGCGGGCCGAGGAGCTTGCCCGGGTGGCCCGGCCCGACCCGGAATATCTGCCGCCTTTGCCCCGGCAGCAGTATCTGGCGGTGGATGCCTACGACCCGGCCACCGCCAACCTTACACCGGTCGAGCGCGCCAAACGCGCCGGGCGCATCGCCGGGGCGGCGGGCCGGGCGAGCCTGCGGGCGGCCGGAACGGTCGAAAGCGCTGAGCGCGTCTCGGTGGTGGCGGCAAGTAGCGGCCTGTTTGCCTACCACCTGCGCACCGATGCCCAGATTGGCTGCACGCTGCAGGGACCGGACAGTTCCGGCTGGGCGCGCGATGTCGCCTCGCGCATGGCGCTGCTGTCGCCGGAGCGGATCGCCCAAAGCGCCATCGAGCAGGCCCGCCGGGGCGTCAATCCCGTGGCCGTCGAGCCGGGCCGCTACACGGTCATCCTCGCCCCGGCGGCGGTGGGCACGCTGCTCTTTCACCTGGTGGAGCAGATGGACGCCCGCGACACCCTGGACGGGGTGACGTTCCTGTCGGGCAAAATGGGCCGGCAACTGGTCGGCTCGAATATCACTCTGCGCACTGACCCTGCCAATACCCGTCTGCCGGGGGTGCCCTTCGATGAGGAAGGATTGCCCCAACCGCAATTGCCTTGGATCGATCGGGGTGTGTTCCAGCAGATGCGCTGGGACCGCTTCACCGCCCAAAAAAATAACCGCCCCCCGGTGCCCGCCCCCCGGAGCCTGGTGATGGAGGGCGAGGACAGAAGCATCGAAGATCTGATTCGCTCCACCGAGCGGGGGCTGCTCGTCACCCACGTCTGGTACGTCCGCGACGTCAAACCCGACGAAACAACGGTCACCGGCCTGACGCGCGACGGCACATTTTTGATCGAAAAGGGTCAACTGACCCGGGGAGTGAAGGTGCTTCGCTTCAACCAGAGCCTGCTGGCCATGCTCTCCAGCACGCTGGCTTTAAGCCGCCCCGAGGCGGCGGCCGACAACGAACTGCCCCCCAGCCTGCTGCCGGCCCTCAAGGTGGCCGAGTTCAATTTTGTGAGCGGCAGCAGCTTTTAG
- a CDS encoding TldD/PmbA family protein, with translation MSRCLLPRRQLLRLLAATPVLMVPQRGEAAQVGVAEVCAEAVKAARQAGASYADIRLIRQRQQVLVARNDRMAQLSDEETYGFGVRCLAKGAWGFASSAAVTPASAKQTARWAVEIAKASALAQQTPIKLAPEPVHRGQFRSPRTVESFEVPVDKKVDLLLACTEQMRRVNEVKVATGFIFLMGTDKYFASSEGALLHIESLITHGGITAYAAGEGDQQSRFYEIHPLQAGWEHIEAGNLLANAERVAGEAKQKLTAAEAPQGIFDLVLDGENLHLTIHESVGHATELDRALGYEADYAGTTFATPDQLGRLQYGSAQVNLVADNTLAGGLASLGYDDEGVAAQRWDIVREGRLVGYSTNREVAPQVGFRRSHGSCRCESWEFMPIVRIANVGLAPGAGSPEDLIADTKDGVYIESTGTYSIDQKRLNFQFGGDLFYRIRGGKKAEMLKDVVYRGTTPAFWGACDAVCGPEYWRPWGLINCGKGQPGQAGRMTHGAAPARFRQIEVGSGRKI, from the coding sequence ATGTCTCGATGTCTGTTGCCCCGTCGTCAGTTGCTCCGGCTTTTGGCCGCTACGCCGGTGCTGATGGTGCCGCAGCGGGGGGAGGCTGCCCAGGTGGGGGTGGCTGAGGTGTGCGCTGAAGCGGTGAAGGCGGCCCGGCAGGCGGGGGCGAGTTATGCCGATATTCGCCTTATCCGGCAGCGGCAGCAGGTGCTCGTGGCGCGCAACGACCGGATGGCGCAACTGAGCGATGAGGAGACGTATGGGTTTGGGGTTCGCTGCCTGGCGAAGGGGGCCTGGGGATTTGCCAGTTCCGCCGCTGTTACCCCCGCAAGTGCAAAGCAGACCGCTCGATGGGCGGTGGAGATCGCCAAAGCGAGCGCCCTGGCCCAGCAGACGCCCATCAAGCTCGCTCCTGAGCCTGTCCACCGCGGTCAGTTCCGCTCGCCGCGCACCGTCGAGAGCTTCGAGGTGCCGGTGGATAAAAAAGTGGATCTGCTGCTGGCCTGCACGGAGCAGATGCGTAGGGTGAACGAGGTGAAGGTGGCGACGGGTTTTATTTTTTTGATGGGTACGGATAAGTACTTTGCGTCGAGCGAAGGGGCGCTGCTGCACATCGAAAGCCTGATCACCCACGGCGGGATCACGGCCTATGCCGCCGGGGAGGGCGATCAGCAGTCGCGCTTTTATGAAATCCATCCGCTGCAGGCGGGTTGGGAACATATCGAGGCGGGAAATTTGCTCGCCAACGCCGAGCGGGTCGCTGGGGAGGCCAAACAAAAACTGACCGCCGCCGAGGCGCCCCAGGGGATTTTTGATCTGGTTCTCGACGGAGAGAATCTGCACCTGACGATTCACGAGAGCGTCGGCCATGCCACCGAACTGGACCGCGCCCTGGGCTATGAGGCCGACTACGCCGGGACGACTTTTGCCACTCCCGATCAGTTGGGCCGCCTCCAGTACGGCTCAGCCCAGGTCAATCTGGTGGCCGACAATACGCTTGCGGGGGGGCTCGCCTCGCTGGGCTACGACGATGAGGGGGTGGCTGCCCAGCGGTGGGATATCGTGCGCGAGGGGCGGCTGGTGGGCTACTCCACCAACCGGGAGGTGGCTCCTCAGGTGGGTTTCAGGCGCTCCCACGGGTCCTGCCGCTGCGAGAGCTGGGAATTTATGCCGATCGTGCGCATCGCCAATGTCGGCCTGGCCCCAGGGGCAGGATCGCCGGAGGACTTGATTGCCGATACCAAAGACGGCGTCTATATCGAGAGCACCGGCACCTACTCGATCGACCAGAAGCGGCTCAATTTTCAATTTGGCGGCGATCTTTTTTATCGCATCCGGGGCGGCAAAAAAGCGGAGATGCTCAAAGATGTCGTCTACCGGGGCACGACCCCCGCCTTCTGGGGTGCCTGCGACGCGGTGTGCGGTCCTGAGTACTGGCGGCCCTGGGGGCTCATCAACTGCGGCAAAGGCCAGCCGGGGCAGGCGGGGCGGATGACCCACGGCGCCGCCCCGGCCCGCTTCCGGCAGATTGAAGTCGGTTCGGGTCGAAAGATTTAG
- a CDS encoding Uma2 family endonuclease: protein MIANPKRQGLTPQEYFEWEALQEYKHEYVDGEVFEVTGGTIPHAAVTLNLAFSLKLHLRGGPCRVFSSDAKVGVSEQGPFLYPDVVVTCDERDRNAARAIHFPTLVIEVLSPTTEAYDRGTKFRRYRRIETLSEYVLVDAERVGVDCFRRNPVGIWELHPYTEEDHEIRFASLDLRVSMAQVYEEVRFES, encoded by the coding sequence ATGATCGCCAATCCGAAGCGGCAGGGTCTGACGCCGCAGGAGTACTTCGAGTGGGAAGCGCTCCAGGAGTACAAGCACGAGTACGTCGACGGCGAGGTGTTCGAGGTGACCGGAGGGACGATTCCCCACGCCGCTGTCACCCTCAATCTGGCTTTTTCGTTGAAACTGCACCTGAGGGGCGGACCCTGCCGCGTGTTCAGTTCGGACGCCAAAGTGGGCGTCTCGGAGCAAGGACCGTTTTTGTACCCCGATGTCGTCGTCACCTGCGACGAGCGCGACAGGAATGCCGCGCGGGCGATTCACTTCCCGACACTGGTGATCGAGGTGCTTTCACCAACCACCGAAGCCTACGATCGGGGCACCAAATTTCGCCGCTACCGGCGCATCGAAACCCTGAGCGAATACGTGCTCGTCGATGCTGAGCGCGTGGGTGTCGATTGCTTCAGGCGCAACCCCGTCGGCATTTGGGAACTGCACCCCTACACTGAAGAAGACCACGAAATCCGCTTTGCCAGCCTGGATCTGCGTGTCTCGATGGCCCAAGTCTACGAAGAGGTCCGCTTCGAAAGCTAA
- a CDS encoding CmpA/NrtA family ABC transporter substrate-binding protein: protein MPEDSAQFTLTRRGLLQAAAAATVGSLLTPGYVGAADAPETTKARLGFISLSDCAPLVIAKEKGLFDKYGMKDVEVAKQASWGVTRDNLELGAGGGGIDGAHILTPMVYLIANGNITKGSKKVPMFILARLNVNGQGISVANKYKLLKVGLDAAPMKAEALKAKANGDPITVAQTFPGGTHWAWLRYWLAAGGIDPETDVKMITVPPPQMVANMKTGVTDAFCVGEPWHQQLINQQIGYTAVTTGQIWNRHPEKSFALRADYVEKYPKATKALLMAVQEAQIWADKAENKDELAQVVSKRSWIGAPVSDIVARYKGIIDYGDGRPVERNSPHIMQFWKDFASYPYQSHDLWFLTEDIRWGVLPATTDTKKLVAAVNREDLWREAAKALGQPAPKGTSRGVEKFFDGVAFDPTKPEAYLKSVKLKKLA from the coding sequence ATGCCCGAAGATTCCGCCCAGTTCACGCTCACCCGCCGCGGCTTGCTCCAGGCAGCCGCGGCGGCCACGGTCGGTTCGCTGCTGACCCCCGGTTATGTGGGGGCGGCCGACGCCCCTGAGACCACCAAGGCCCGGCTTGGATTTATTTCGCTCAGCGACTGCGCGCCGCTGGTGATCGCCAAAGAAAAAGGTCTGTTCGACAAATACGGCATGAAGGACGTCGAGGTCGCCAAGCAGGCGTCGTGGGGGGTGACCCGCGACAACCTCGAACTGGGTGCCGGGGGCGGCGGTATCGACGGCGCCCACATCCTCACGCCGATGGTGTATCTGATTGCCAACGGCAACATCACCAAAGGCAGTAAGAAAGTGCCGATGTTCATCCTGGCCAGGCTCAACGTCAACGGCCAGGGCATCTCGGTGGCCAACAAATATAAGCTCCTCAAGGTGGGCCTCGACGCCGCGCCGATGAAGGCAGAAGCGCTCAAGGCCAAAGCCAACGGCGATCCGATTACCGTCGCTCAGACTTTCCCGGGGGGCACCCACTGGGCGTGGCTGCGCTACTGGCTCGCCGCTGGCGGCATCGACCCGGAGACCGACGTCAAGATGATCACCGTGCCGCCCCCGCAGATGGTGGCCAACATGAAGACCGGCGTCACCGACGCTTTTTGCGTGGGCGAGCCGTGGCACCAGCAGCTCATCAACCAGCAGATCGGCTACACGGCGGTGACCACCGGCCAAATCTGGAACCGCCACCCGGAAAAATCCTTTGCCCTGCGCGCCGACTACGTCGAGAAATATCCGAAGGCGACAAAAGCGCTGTTGATGGCGGTGCAGGAGGCCCAGATCTGGGCCGACAAGGCCGAGAACAAGGACGAACTGGCCCAGGTTGTCAGCAAGCGCAGCTGGATAGGCGCCCCGGTCTCCGACATCGTGGCGCGCTACAAGGGCATCATCGACTACGGCGACGGTCGGCCGGTGGAGCGCAACAGCCCCCACATCATGCAGTTCTGGAAAGATTTTGCTTCTTACCCTTATCAGAGCCACGATCTGTGGTTTTTGACCGAGGACATCCGCTGGGGCGTCCTGCCCGCGACCACCGACACCAAAAAGCTGGTGGCGGCGGTCAACCGCGAGGATCTCTGGCGCGAGGCGGCCAAGGCCCTGGGCCAGCCGGCTCCCAAAGGCACCTCCCGGGGTGTCGAAAAATTCTTCGACGGCGTCGCCTTCGACCCGACCAAGCCGGAAGCGTACCTCAAGAGCGTCAAGCTCAAGAAACTGGCCTGA
- a CDS encoding VOC family protein has protein sequence MKNPASYFEIPVLDIERAVQFYSAVFGYHFVKEQIHGNEMALFPIYEGQEGISGALAQGEIYVPSKNGSLIYLNSSDIDDTLSKVQLNGGAVLLPMTPVGELGFVAEFEDSEGNRIALFQNHE, from the coding sequence ATGAAGAACCCCGCATCCTATTTTGAAATACCCGTCCTCGACATCGAGCGCGCCGTGCAATTTTACTCCGCTGTGTTTGGTTATCACTTTGTCAAAGAGCAGATCCATGGCAATGAGATGGCCCTTTTTCCAATCTATGAAGGCCAAGAGGGAATCAGCGGCGCTCTGGCTCAGGGCGAGATTTACGTACCTTCGAAGAATGGCTCATTGATTTATCTGAACTCCTCAGATATCGACGACACCTTAAGCAAAGTGCAGTTAAACGGCGGAGCTGTGCTTTTACCCATGACGCCTGTTGGAGAACTTGGTTTTGTTGCTGAGTTTGAAGATAGCGAAGGCAATAGAATTGCCCTTTTTCAAAACCATGAGTGA
- a CDS encoding anthranilate phosphoribosyltransferase family protein: MSTAFREFVKKIGSGRLTGRDLTREESCRAMAMLLHQEATPTQIGAFLIAHRIKRPTPEELAGILDAFDQVARPLTVPADAPPPLVLSSPYDGQDRLANVTPLAALIVSALGQGVVLHGSTDMPPKHGLTSFDLLAGLGVDLKRDRQILSEQYRATGLGWVYLPAHFPEAFALQAFRDEIGKRPPVATAELFWNPVGVGLPVIGYTHRETITLAVQTAPLRGATAMVMVRGLQGSVNCTLFHPNLGVRWTAAMDTPEPFRILASDHGLGDDDLSLVGDGQDLERQSGLCLETLQGKDTPLRRATIFNSAFLLVQSGHSASLETAIPLAARALDEGLAWRQLEKLR, translated from the coding sequence ATGAGCACGGCCTTTCGCGAATTCGTCAAAAAAATCGGCTCTGGTCGCCTCACCGGCCGCGACCTCACCCGTGAAGAATCCTGCCGGGCGATGGCGATGCTGTTGCACCAGGAAGCCACCCCGACGCAGATCGGTGCTTTTTTGATCGCCCACCGCATCAAGCGCCCGACCCCGGAAGAACTGGCGGGCATCCTCGACGCCTTTGATCAAGTGGCAAGACCGCTGACGGTCCCGGCGGACGCCCCACCGCCGCTGGTGCTGAGCAGCCCCTACGACGGCCAGGACCGCCTCGCCAACGTCACACCGCTTGCAGCCTTGATTGTCAGTGCCCTGGGCCAGGGGGTGGTGCTGCACGGCAGCACCGACATGCCCCCCAAGCACGGCCTCACCAGCTTCGACCTGCTGGCAGGTCTGGGGGTGGACCTGAAGCGCGACCGGCAAATCCTCAGCGAGCAGTACCGGGCGACAGGTCTGGGCTGGGTGTACCTGCCCGCCCATTTTCCTGAGGCATTTGCTTTGCAGGCTTTTCGCGACGAGATCGGCAAGCGTCCGCCGGTGGCCACCGCTGAACTTTTCTGGAACCCGGTCGGCGTGGGTCTGCCGGTGATCGGCTACACCCACCGCGAGACGATCACCCTGGCGGTCCAGACCGCGCCGCTTCGGGGTGCGACCGCGATGGTCATGGTGCGGGGTCTGCAGGGCTCGGTCAACTGCACGCTGTTTCATCCCAATCTCGGGGTGCGCTGGACGGCGGCGATGGATACCCCCGAACCGTTTCGCATCCTGGCAAGCGACCACGGCCTGGGGGACGACGATCTGTCTCTGGTGGGCGACGGCCAAGATCTCGAACGCCAGTCCGGTCTGTGCCTGGAGACCCTCCAGGGCAAGGACACCCCCCTGCGTCGGGCGACGATCTTCAACAGCGCCTTTTTGCTGGTCCAATCCGGCCACAGCGCTTCGCTCGAGACAGCAATTCCGCTTGCCGCCCGGGCGCTCGACGAAGGGCTCGCCTGGCGGCAACTCGAAAAGCTGCGCTAG
- the ntrB gene encoding nitrate ABC transporter permease, with amino-acid sequence MTTTNETAIAPARGEAAGTSPQVKALLERSSTVVLPLIAVAIFLGIWQGLSAAGLTGTLPGPLQVVQDVQPLITGFFNNSENDVGIAWQLAASLQRVAIGYTLAAVVGVSVGILMGSMRSFQLALDPIFQVLRTIPPLAWLPIALAALSQANPSAIFVIFITAVWPIIINTAVGVRSTPQDYRNVASVLKLSKPTYFFQILLPSAASYIFTGLRIAVGLAWLAIVAAEMLTGGVGIGFFIWDSYNSSRMADIILAVLCVGLVGFVLDRMIYYAGRLLVASE; translated from the coding sequence ATGACGACGACAAACGAGACGGCCATCGCCCCGGCGCGGGGCGAAGCAGCCGGAACCAGTCCCCAGGTGAAAGCTTTGCTGGAGCGCAGCAGCACCGTAGTACTGCCGCTGATCGCGGTGGCGATATTTTTGGGCATCTGGCAGGGCCTCAGTGCGGCGGGGCTTACCGGCACGCTGCCGGGGCCGCTGCAGGTGGTCCAGGACGTGCAGCCGCTGATTACGGGCTTTTTTAACAACAGCGAGAACGACGTCGGTATTGCCTGGCAACTGGCTGCCTCGCTGCAGCGCGTGGCAATTGGCTACACCCTGGCGGCGGTGGTCGGTGTCTCAGTGGGCATTTTGATGGGTTCGATGCGGTCCTTCCAGCTGGCCCTCGACCCGATCTTTCAGGTGTTGCGCACGATCCCACCCCTGGCGTGGCTGCCGATTGCCCTGGCGGCCCTCAGCCAGGCGAACCCGAGCGCGATTTTCGTCATCTTCATCACCGCCGTCTGGCCGATTATCATCAACACCGCCGTCGGCGTGCGCTCAACCCCCCAGGACTACCGCAACGTCGCTAGCGTCCTGAAGCTTTCAAAACCCACTTACTTCTTTCAGATCTTGCTACCTTCGGCGGCTTCTTATATCTTTACGGGGCTGCGCATCGCCGTCGGTCTCGCCTGGCTGGCGATTGTCGCCGCCGAGATGCTCACCGGCGGCGTCGGCATCGGCTTTTTTATCTGGGATTCTTATAACAGCTCGCGCATGGCCGACATCATCCTGGCGGTGCTGTGCGTCGGGCTGGTGGGCTTTGTCCTGGATCGGATGATCTACTACGCCGGCCGCCTGCTGGTCGCTTCGGAGTAA
- a CDS encoding ABC transporter ATP-binding protein, whose amino-acid sequence MIQPFLELSYISKIFPTPKGPFVALKDVALKIRKGEFIALLGHSGCGKSTLLNIVAGLSKASAGGVILEGKETDEPGPDRMVVFQNYALLPWLTAYENVHLAVRSTMPGAPESEKRSVVERYLALVGLGGKADKRPGEISGGQKQRVAIARALATRPKVLLLDEPFGALDALTREEMQEEVLKIWEADRTTVLMITHEIDEAILMADRIVMMTNGPAATIGEVFEVPFDRPRSRAEILEDPAYYTLRNRILEFLYDRFGEPVLAD is encoded by the coding sequence ATGATTCAGCCCTTTCTCGAATTGAGCTATATCTCGAAGATCTTCCCGACGCCCAAGGGGCCGTTCGTGGCCCTCAAAGACGTCGCCCTCAAAATCCGCAAAGGCGAATTTATCGCCCTATTGGGCCACTCCGGCTGCGGCAAATCGACTTTGCTCAACATCGTGGCGGGCCTCAGCAAGGCCAGCGCGGGCGGGGTGATCCTCGAAGGCAAAGAAACCGACGAACCCGGCCCCGACCGGATGGTCGTCTTTCAGAACTACGCGCTGCTGCCGTGGCTCACCGCCTACGAGAATGTCCATCTGGCGGTGCGCTCGACAATGCCCGGCGCGCCCGAAAGCGAAAAGCGTTCGGTGGTCGAGCGCTACCTGGCCCTGGTCGGCCTTGGCGGCAAGGCCGACAAGCGACCGGGGGAGATTTCGGGCGGCCAGAAGCAGCGCGTCGCCATCGCCCGGGCGCTTGCCACTCGGCCGAAGGTGCTGCTCTTGGATGAACCCTTCGGTGCCCTCGATGCGCTGACGCGCGAGGAGATGCAGGAGGAAGTGCTCAAGATCTGGGAAGCCGACCGCACCACCGTGCTGATGATCACCCACGAGATCGACGAAGCGATCTTGATGGCCGACCGGATCGTGATGATGACCAACGGCCCCGCCGCCACGATCGGCGAAGTTTTCGAAGTTCCCTTCGACAGGCCGCGCTCGCGCGCCGAGATCCTCGAAGACCCGGCCTACTACACCCTCAGAAACCGCATCCTCGAATTTCTCTACGACCGCTTTGGAGAACCCGTCCTTGCCGACTGA
- a CDS encoding Uma2 family endonuclease, producing MTTDRPPRRSLPTMYDLPSEEVGQPGLPDEYHLRQAQLLTETFRPTTHPAERIFTACDVNLYYDPLHTGYYKRPDWYAVVDVPSLYLGQDMRRSYVLWDEQVRPLVIVELLSPGTEDEDLGLRPRRPGEPPTKWEAYAQYVRVPYYVVFDGATCELRVFRPREGTFVPRRIKDERVWVREVQLSLGIWRGEYFGCRRAWLRWRDGEGNWVLTPAEQERARAEQEKARAEQEKARADLAERRAAAMAERLRALGVDPDDL from the coding sequence ATGACCACCGACCGGCCGCCGCGGCGCTCACTTCCCACCATGTATGATCTTCCCAGTGAAGAGGTGGGTCAGCCCGGATTGCCCGACGAATACCATCTGCGCCAGGCGCAGCTTTTGACCGAGACCTTTCGGCCCACGACCCACCCGGCCGAGCGGATCTTCACCGCCTGCGACGTCAATTTGTACTACGATCCGCTTCACACCGGCTATTACAAGCGTCCCGACTGGTACGCGGTGGTGGATGTGCCGTCGCTGTACCTGGGTCAGGATATGCGCAGAAGCTACGTGCTCTGGGACGAGCAGGTGCGTCCGCTGGTGATTGTCGAATTGCTCTCGCCCGGCACCGAGGATGAAGATCTGGGCCTCCGGCCGCGCAGACCCGGGGAACCCCCCACCAAGTGGGAAGCCTACGCGCAGTACGTGCGGGTGCCCTACTACGTGGTCTTCGACGGGGCGACCTGTGAATTGCGGGTGTTCCGCCCGCGCGAAGGCACCTTCGTACCCCGGCGCATCAAAGACGAGCGTGTGTGGGTGCGGGAGGTGCAGTTGTCCCTGGGCATCTGGCGCGGCGAATACTTCGGCTGCCGCCGGGCTTGGCTGCGCTGGCGCGACGGCGAAGGCAACTGGGTTCTCACCCCGGCCGAGCAAGAACGAGCACGGGCCGAGCAAGAAAAAGCGCGCGCTGAACAAGAAAAAGCGAGGGCCGACCTGGCCGAGCGGCGGGCGGCGGCGATGGCCGAGCGGTTGCGGGCGTTGGGTGTCGATCCTGACGACCTGTAA
- a CDS encoding nitrate ABC transporter ATP-binding protein (This model describes the ATP binding subunits of ATP-binding cassette (ABC) transporters for nitrate transport, or for bicarbonate transport, in bacteria and archaea.), giving the protein MAFLEVQNAGKTFTARDGSPYEALKNVNLQIQQGEFVSIIGHSGCGKSTLLNLIAGLGLVTAGRVVVDGVAVSGPGPDRMVAFQNHSLLPWLTVRQNIALAVKAVHKQIDEAARGRIVEEHLEMVSLRAAADKKPGQISGGMRQRVGIARALATRPKVLLLDEPFGALDALTRGRLQEQLLKIWEAHRITVVMVTHDVEEALLLSDRIVMMSNGPAAKVAELMTVELPRPRTRMEVINNPHYYRQRNELLYFLNKAKKAAQGAPVRTPATTSSGGNLEKTALAVGFVPLSDCAPLVIAQEKGFFAHHGLEVSLSREPSWKAVLEGLVEERLDAAQIVAPMAFAGMLGGAGVPLVASLDLTRNGNAVTLHRRYWDQGVRDREGFARLVKSGGDGRRPVLGVVHATSMHNLLLRHWLAEVGIDPDKDVDLIVIPPPQMVANLQAGNIDGYCTGEPWNARAVHEGLGFVPATSLDLWSGHLEKVLGVRAAWAAAHPKTHLALVKALIEACRYAADPAHREEVIRLVCAKNYVNADPAYAAMGLSGNYDRGFGAPERLEGFNRFDGWSANPTERLWILTQLARWGLLTSLPVNWRTAIDRVWRDEPAREACAQLGIAAPPEPVYRPLTLPGGDTLEPDDPTAYIERFAIRKSARSLNAV; this is encoded by the coding sequence ATGGCCTTTCTTGAAGTTCAGAACGCGGGCAAGACCTTTACCGCTCGGGACGGCTCGCCCTACGAAGCGCTCAAAAACGTCAATCTGCAGATCCAGCAGGGCGAATTCGTCTCGATCATCGGCCACTCCGGCTGCGGCAAATCGACGCTGCTGAACCTGATTGCCGGGTTGGGGCTGGTCACCGCCGGCCGGGTGGTGGTGGACGGCGTGGCGGTGAGCGGCCCCGGGCCGGACCGGATGGTCGCCTTTCAGAACCATTCGCTGTTGCCGTGGCTCACCGTGCGCCAGAATATCGCCCTCGCGGTCAAGGCTGTGCACAAACAAATCGACGAAGCCGCCCGCGGGCGGATTGTCGAAGAGCACCTGGAGATGGTGAGCCTGCGCGCCGCCGCCGACAAAAAGCCCGGCCAGATCTCAGGCGGCATGCGCCAGCGGGTCGGGATCGCCCGGGCGCTTGCCACCCGGCCGAAGGTGCTGCTGCTCGATGAACCCTTCGGGGCCCTCGACGCGCTGACGCGCGGACGATTGCAGGAGCAGCTGCTCAAGATCTGGGAAGCCCACCGGATCACGGTGGTGATGGTCACCCACGACGTCGAAGAAGCGCTCCTGCTCTCCGATCGAATCGTGATGATGAGCAACGGTCCGGCGGCGAAAGTCGCCGAGTTGATGACGGTCGAATTGCCCCGGCCGCGCACGCGCATGGAGGTGATCAACAACCCCCACTACTACCGCCAGCGCAACGAGCTTCTGTATTTTCTCAACAAGGCCAAAAAAGCCGCCCAGGGCGCACCCGTCAGAACTCCCGCCACTACATCATCCGGCGGCAATCTGGAAAAGACCGCCCTCGCGGTCGGTTTCGTGCCCCTTTCCGATTGTGCGCCGCTGGTGATTGCCCAGGAGAAGGGCTTTTTTGCCCACCACGGTCTCGAAGTGAGCCTTTCGCGCGAGCCCAGTTGGAAGGCGGTCCTCGAAGGACTGGTCGAAGAACGCCTCGATGCCGCCCAGATCGTCGCCCCGATGGCCTTCGCCGGGATGCTGGGCGGCGCCGGTGTGCCCCTGGTGGCTTCGCTGGACCTCACCCGCAACGGCAACGCCGTCACCCTGCACCGTCGCTACTGGGATCAAGGCGTGCGCGACCGCGAGGGCTTCGCCCGCCTCGTCAAAAGCGGGGGGGACGGGCGGCGTCCCGTGCTGGGCGTCGTCCACGCCACCTCGATGCACAACTTACTGTTGCGCCACTGGCTTGCGGAAGTGGGCATCGACCCGGACAAGGACGTGGATCTGATCGTCATCCCACCGCCGCAGATGGTGGCCAATCTGCAGGCGGGCAACATCGACGGCTACTGCACGGGCGAGCCGTGGAATGCCCGCGCCGTCCACGAGGGGCTCGGTTTTGTGCCCGCCACCAGCCTCGATCTGTGGTCCGGCCACCTCGAAAAAGTGCTGGGCGTGCGCGCAGCCTGGGCCGCGGCTCACCCGAAGACGCACCTGGCGCTGGTCAAAGCCCTCATCGAAGCCTGCCGCTACGCGGCGGACCCGGCCCACCGCGAGGAGGTCATCCGCCTGGTCTGCGCTAAAAATTACGTCAACGCCGACCCTGCCTACGCCGCGATGGGGCTTTCGGGCAACTACGACCGCGGCTTCGGGGCACCTGAGCGCCTCGAAGGCTTCAACCGCTTCGACGGCTGGAGCGCCAATCCCACCGAAAGGCTGTGGATCCTCACCCAGTTGGCCCGCTGGGGACTGCTCACCTCCCTTCCGGTTAACTGGCGCACCGCCATCGACCGCGTCTGGCGCGACGAGCCCGCCCGCGAAGCTTGCGCCCAACTGGGCATCGCAGCGCCGCCCGAGCCGGTCTACCGGCCCCTGACCCTGCCCGGGGGCGACACGCTCGAGCCCGACGACCCGACTGCCTATATCGAACGCTTCGCCATTCGCAAGTCCGCCCGCTCGCTCAATGCCGTCTAA